A section of the Bacillus sp. HSf4 genome encodes:
- the dnaG gene encoding DNA primase: MGNRIPDEIVEQVQKSADIVEVIGEYVQLRKQGRNYFGLCPFHGENTPSFSVSGEKQIFHCFGCGAGGNVFSFLRQMEGYSFVEAVSHLADKYRIDLPEAAISTTAATGSSSNEQKMAEAHELLKKFYHHLLVNTKEGQEALDYLLERGFKMEQIEQFEIGYALDSWDFITKFLERRGFDAALMERAGLIIRRENGDGYFDRFRNRIMFPIHDHHGTTIAFSGRTFTGEQPKYMNSPETPLFRKSRLLYHFHQARLHIRKEERAVLFEGFADVISAVSSGVKESIATMGTSLTEEHAKIIRRNVGEVILCYDSDQAGYEATLKAADILQKKGCTVKVAMIPDGLDPDDYIKTFGSEKFKRDVIGASVTLMTFKMNYFRKGKNLSDEGDRLAYINDVLKEASMLSGPLEQEIYLKQLANEFSISFDSLKDQLSVFIKQAAGRNKESSRQESNEKRAAISRSPRKRTGLRPAHENAERMLLAHMIHDRDVIGKVLERVGLEFNLDQHRAVAAYLYAMYEEGAEISTQQLFNRIEDQELAQLLTDILMLQVNEELSEAELSDYVKKVLNYRNWSMIKEKEAERAEAERQKDFLKAAALAQEIIKLNRSLK; the protein is encoded by the coding sequence ATGGGCAATCGTATACCAGATGAAATTGTGGAACAAGTACAAAAATCAGCCGATATCGTTGAAGTAATTGGAGAGTACGTCCAGCTAAGAAAACAGGGGCGTAATTATTTTGGGCTCTGTCCATTTCATGGTGAGAACACACCATCTTTTTCCGTTTCTGGAGAAAAACAGATTTTCCATTGTTTTGGATGCGGAGCCGGAGGAAACGTTTTTTCATTTTTAAGACAGATGGAAGGCTATTCATTTGTTGAAGCGGTGTCCCACTTGGCGGACAAATACCGCATCGATCTTCCTGAAGCGGCTATTTCAACAACCGCCGCTACCGGCAGCAGCTCAAATGAACAGAAAATGGCGGAAGCCCATGAGCTGTTAAAGAAATTTTACCATCATTTGCTGGTCAATACAAAGGAAGGTCAGGAAGCGCTCGATTATCTGCTCGAGAGAGGCTTTAAGATGGAACAGATCGAGCAGTTTGAAATCGGATATGCTCTTGATTCATGGGATTTCATAACGAAATTTTTGGAACGGAGAGGTTTTGATGCCGCACTGATGGAAAGAGCAGGGCTCATTATCAGGCGCGAAAACGGGGACGGTTATTTCGACCGCTTCCGAAACCGGATTATGTTTCCGATACATGACCATCACGGCACAACCATTGCTTTTTCCGGCCGGACGTTCACGGGTGAACAGCCGAAATATATGAACAGCCCGGAAACGCCGCTCTTTCGAAAAAGCAGGCTGCTCTATCATTTTCATCAGGCTCGCCTTCATATCCGCAAAGAAGAGAGGGCGGTCCTGTTTGAAGGATTTGCCGATGTCATATCAGCCGTTAGTTCGGGTGTGAAAGAATCGATCGCGACGATGGGGACATCGCTCACTGAAGAGCATGCAAAAATCATCCGGCGCAATGTCGGTGAAGTGATCCTGTGCTATGACTCGGATCAGGCCGGCTATGAAGCAACGCTGAAAGCGGCCGACATTCTTCAGAAAAAGGGCTGCACGGTCAAAGTGGCCATGATACCGGACGGACTGGACCCCGATGACTACATCAAAACATTCGGAAGCGAAAAGTTTAAGCGGGATGTAATAGGGGCCAGCGTCACCTTAATGACCTTTAAAATGAACTATTTCCGCAAGGGGAAAAACCTTTCAGATGAAGGAGACCGCCTGGCCTACATCAACGATGTGCTCAAAGAAGCCAGCATGCTAAGCGGGCCTTTGGAGCAGGAAATATATCTCAAGCAGCTGGCAAATGAATTTTCAATTTCATTCGATTCCTTAAAGGATCAGCTATCCGTCTTTATTAAGCAGGCTGCGGGGCGCAATAAGGAGAGCAGCCGTCAGGAATCAAACGAAAAGCGCGCAGCTATCTCGCGCTCCCCGCGAAAGAGAACGGGGCTGCGGCCGGCACATGAGAATGCGGAACGGATGCTGCTCGCCCACATGATTCATGACCGCGATGTCATCGGTAAGGTGTTGGAGCGGGTGGGTTTGGAATTTAACCTTGACCAGCATCGCGCTGTTGCCGCTTATCTGTATGCCATGTATGAAGAGGGGGCTGAGATTTCCACCCAGCAGCTCTTCAATAGAATCGAGGATCAGGAGCTTGCTCAGCTCCTGACGGATATTTTAATGCTTCAGGTAAACGAAGAACTGAGCGAAGCAGAATTATCTGATTATGTAAAAAAAGTGTTGAATTATCGAAATTGGTCAATGATAAAAGAAAAAGAAGCTGAAAGGGCTGAAGCCGAAAGGCAAAAAGATTTCCTCAAAGCGGCTGCATTGGCTCAAGAAATCATAAAGTTGAACCGTTCGCTCAAATAA
- a CDS encoding YaiI/YqxD family protein, whose product MEGWRISLLEKERTIFVDADACPVKDEVLKTAADFRVNVVFVASFEHFQVTRKEEENWHYVDPHKEAADLYIANHVRPGDVVVTQDIGLASLLLGKKVFVMSERGFLFKESSIDHALYRRHVSQKLRRSGRHTKGPKKLVKEDRERFVKELQKILSKNEGFTY is encoded by the coding sequence ATGGAGGGATGGAGAATTAGTCTTCTTGAAAAAGAAAGGACGATTTTTGTCGATGCAGACGCATGCCCGGTAAAAGATGAAGTGTTAAAAACAGCAGCGGACTTCCGAGTGAATGTCGTTTTTGTGGCCTCATTTGAACATTTTCAAGTCACGAGGAAGGAAGAAGAGAATTGGCATTATGTCGATCCTCATAAAGAAGCTGCCGATCTGTATATTGCCAACCATGTTCGTCCCGGCGATGTGGTCGTCACACAAGATATCGGGCTTGCATCGCTCTTGCTGGGCAAAAAGGTCTTTGTGATGTCGGAGAGAGGCTTTCTTTTCAAAGAGAGTTCCATCGACCATGCTCTATACCGCCGTCACGTCTCACAAAAATTGAGAAGAAGCGGACGCCATACAAAAGGCCCGAAAAAATTGGTCAAAGAAGACCGGGAGCGATTTGTCAAAGAGCTGCAAAAAATCTTGTCGAAAAATGAAGGATTTACGTATTAA
- a CDS encoding pyruvate, water dikinase regulatory protein: protein MSNRTIYVVSDSVGETAELVVKAAISQFNGSSEHTNIRRIPYVEDRGTIKEVIALAEADGGIICFTLVVPEIREFLIAEAEKANVVYYDIIGPLIEKMESVYGFNAKYEPGRVRKLDEDYFKKVEAIEFAVKYDDGRDPRGILKADIVLIGVSRTSKTPLSQYLAHKRLKVANVPIVPEVDPPEELFSVDPAKCIGLKISPDKLNHIRKERLKSLGLNDKAIYANINRIKEELEYFEKIVNRIGCEVVDVSNKAVEETANIIHNMMTKRA from the coding sequence ATGAGTAACCGCACGATTTATGTTGTATCCGACTCTGTCGGCGAAACCGCTGAACTCGTAGTCAAGGCGGCGATCAGTCAATTTAACGGTTCATCTGAACATACCAATATCAGGCGGATACCTTATGTGGAAGACCGCGGAACAATTAAAGAAGTGATTGCACTGGCCGAAGCGGACGGCGGCATCATCTGCTTCACCCTCGTCGTGCCGGAGATTCGCGAATTTTTAATTGCCGAAGCAGAGAAAGCGAATGTTGTCTATTATGATATTATCGGCCCCTTGATCGAAAAAATGGAATCCGTCTACGGTTTCAATGCAAAATATGAACCGGGCCGGGTTCGTAAGCTTGATGAAGATTATTTCAAAAAGGTGGAAGCGATCGAATTTGCCGTGAAATATGATGACGGCAGAGATCCGCGGGGCATTCTGAAGGCGGACATCGTGCTGATCGGCGTGTCAAGAACGTCCAAAACCCCTTTATCGCAATATTTGGCCCACAAGCGTCTCAAGGTGGCCAACGTGCCGATCGTTCCGGAAGTGGATCCTCCTGAAGAACTTTTTTCGGTTGACCCCGCCAAATGTATCGGGTTGAAAATCAGCCCTGACAAGCTGAACCATATCCGCAAAGAGCGCCTGAAATCGCTCGGTCTCAACGACAAAGCGATCTATGCCAATATCAACCGCATCAAAGAGGAGCTCGAATATTTTGAGAAAATCGTGAACCGCATCGGCTGTGAAGTCGTAGATGTATCGAATAAGGCGGTCGAGGAAACGGCCAACATTATCCATAACATGATGACAAAAAGGGCCTAA
- a CDS encoding helix-turn-helix transcriptional regulator, whose translation MSTIELNKRQEQILQIVKENGPITGEHIAEKLNLTRATLRPDLAILTMSGFLEARPRVGYFYTGKTGTQLLADKLKKLQVKDFQSIPVVIHENVSVYDAICTMFLEDVGTLFVVDDNAILVGVLSRKDLLRASIGKQELPSIPVHIIMTRMPNITLCRRDDFILDIAKMLIEKQIDALPVVKDTEKGYEVVGRITKTNMTKILVSLSENEIM comes from the coding sequence GTGAGTACAATCGAACTAAATAAACGTCAGGAGCAAATTTTGCAGATCGTCAAAGAGAACGGACCGATCACAGGGGAGCATATAGCGGAGAAATTGAATTTGACAAGGGCCACTCTCCGCCCGGATTTGGCGATCTTGACAATGTCGGGTTTTTTGGAAGCAAGGCCGAGAGTCGGCTATTTTTATACCGGAAAGACAGGCACGCAGCTCTTGGCAGATAAGCTGAAAAAGCTGCAGGTAAAAGACTTTCAGTCCATCCCGGTGGTGATCCATGAAAATGTTTCCGTCTATGATGCGATCTGCACGATGTTTTTAGAGGACGTAGGAACGCTTTTTGTCGTTGATGATAATGCCATCTTAGTCGGTGTACTTTCACGAAAAGACTTGCTCAGAGCAAGCATCGGCAAGCAGGAGCTCCCTTCAATTCCCGTCCATATTATCATGACGAGAATGCCGAACATTACGCTGTGCAGGCGTGATGATTTCATTTTGGACATTGCCAAAATGCTGATTGAAAAACAGATTGATGCATTGCCTGTTGTAAAAGATACGGAAAAAGGCTATGAAGTGGTGGGGAGAATCACCAAAACGAACATGACAAAAATCCTTGTCAGCTTATCTGAAAATGAAATCATGTAG
- the glyS gene encoding glycine--tRNA ligase subunit beta, translating into MSNQDLLLEIGLEEMPARFMHDSMTQLGEKLESWLKDKKIAYGEVRLFNSPRRLAVLVKDVAEKQEDVKEEAKGPAKKIALDENGEWTKAAIGFSRGQGASPEDLYFKDVKGTEYVFVQKFQKGQETMTLLPELRDLVTSLHFPKNMRWGSEELKYIRPIKWIVALFGSEIVPFSVAHVESGRVTEGHRFLGKAAELGSPAEYETKLESEFVIADPAKRKQLITKQLDELAAEKSWDIPRDEGLLEEVNHLVEYPTVLFGAFEEEFLSIPEEVLVTTMKEHQRYFPVKDENGSLLPYFVTVRNGNDRALENVARGNEKVLRARLSDAAFFYKEDQKLNIEENVEKLEKIVFHEELGSLGDKVRRSSAIAERIARKIGVDQETLELIQRASHISKFDLVTHMVYEFPELQGIMGEKYARMLGEKEEVALAVNEHYMPRQAGGQTPSSVIGAVVALADKLDTVASFFKIGVIPTGSQDPYGLRRQASGIVQILLDRNWGISFEELASFAGQEENSELLDFFKLRLKYVLTAEHIRYDIVEAVLESTGLEPYSALKKAVVLENAAAKPDFKETAEALARVISISKKSGDGHVDASLFENTQEEMLFKAYEESKRRIEGFYEAKDFDGAFSELSKLKTPIEAYFDHTMVHAEDERLKENRLAQMASLAELIRSFANIDAIIVK; encoded by the coding sequence ATGAGTAATCAAGATTTGCTTTTAGAAATCGGACTGGAAGAAATGCCGGCTCGTTTCATGCACGACAGCATGACCCAATTGGGGGAAAAGCTTGAAAGCTGGCTGAAAGACAAAAAAATCGCGTACGGGGAAGTCAGGCTTTTTAACTCGCCGAGAAGGCTTGCCGTCCTTGTCAAAGATGTTGCTGAAAAACAGGAAGATGTGAAGGAAGAAGCCAAAGGACCGGCAAAGAAAATCGCCCTTGATGAAAACGGTGAATGGACGAAAGCGGCAATCGGTTTTTCACGGGGACAAGGGGCGAGCCCGGAAGACCTGTATTTTAAAGATGTAAAGGGAACAGAGTATGTATTTGTACAGAAATTCCAAAAAGGCCAAGAGACGATGACACTTCTTCCCGAGCTCCGCGATTTGGTGACAAGTCTCCATTTTCCGAAAAATATGCGCTGGGGCAGCGAGGAGCTGAAATACATCAGGCCGATTAAATGGATTGTCGCCCTTTTCGGCAGCGAGATTGTTCCGTTTTCTGTCGCCCATGTTGAAAGCGGCCGGGTGACGGAAGGACATCGCTTCCTCGGCAAAGCGGCGGAGCTTGGTTCGCCTGCAGAATACGAAACAAAACTGGAAAGCGAATTTGTCATCGCTGATCCGGCAAAGCGAAAGCAGCTGATCACGAAGCAGCTGGATGAATTAGCCGCGGAAAAATCATGGGATATTCCGAGAGACGAAGGTTTATTGGAGGAAGTCAACCATCTGGTTGAATATCCGACCGTTCTGTTCGGAGCATTTGAAGAAGAGTTCCTTTCCATTCCTGAAGAAGTCCTTGTGACAACGATGAAGGAACATCAGCGCTACTTCCCTGTCAAAGACGAAAACGGCAGTCTCCTCCCTTACTTTGTGACGGTGCGCAACGGGAATGACCGCGCTCTTGAAAACGTTGCGAGAGGGAATGAAAAGGTGCTGAGAGCCCGCCTTTCAGATGCAGCCTTCTTCTATAAGGAAGATCAAAAACTGAATATCGAAGAGAATGTTGAAAAGCTTGAGAAGATCGTCTTCCATGAAGAGCTCGGTTCGCTCGGAGACAAGGTAAGGCGTTCAAGCGCAATCGCAGAACGAATCGCCCGGAAAATCGGTGTCGATCAAGAAACGCTTGAGCTGATTCAACGCGCTTCACACATTTCCAAATTCGACCTTGTGACCCATATGGTATACGAGTTCCCTGAGCTTCAAGGTATCATGGGTGAAAAATATGCGCGGATGCTCGGCGAAAAAGAAGAAGTGGCGCTTGCGGTCAATGAGCATTACATGCCAAGGCAAGCCGGCGGACAGACGCCGTCATCAGTCATCGGTGCCGTTGTCGCTTTAGCCGATAAGCTTGATACTGTGGCTTCATTTTTCAAAATCGGTGTGATTCCGACCGGATCTCAAGACCCGTACGGATTAAGACGGCAGGCGAGCGGAATCGTGCAAATTCTGCTGGACCGGAATTGGGGAATTTCCTTTGAGGAGCTCGCCTCTTTTGCAGGGCAGGAAGAAAACAGCGAACTGCTTGATTTCTTCAAACTGCGCCTTAAATATGTCCTGACAGCTGAACACATCCGTTATGATATTGTCGAAGCCGTGCTTGAAAGCACCGGTCTTGAGCCGTATTCAGCGCTCAAAAAAGCCGTTGTGCTGGAGAATGCAGCCGCCAAGCCGGACTTTAAAGAAACGGCCGAAGCGCTGGCCAGGGTCATCTCGATCAGCAAAAAAAGCGGAGACGGCCATGTGGATGCGTCCCTGTTTGAAAACACTCAGGAAGAAATGCTCTTTAAAGCTTATGAGGAAAGCAAACGTCGGATTGAAGGCTTTTATGAAGCAAAAGATTTTGATGGTGCCTTCAGCGAACTGTCTAAGCTGAAAACACCGATTGAAGCATATTTTGATCATACGATGGTTCATGCTGAAGATGAAAGATTAAAAGAAAACCGCCTGGCGCAAATGGCAAGTCTGGCGGAGCTGATTCGCTCTTTTGCAAACATCGATGCCATCATTGTAAAATAA
- the glyQ gene encoding glycine--tRNA ligase subunit alpha, with the protein MNIQEMILTLQKHWSNEGCVLLQSYDVEKGAGTMSPYTFLRSLGPEPWKVAYVEPSRRPADGRYGENPNRLYQHHQFQVIIKPSPDNIQELYLDSLKALGIDPLEHDIRFVEDNWENPSLGCAGLGWEVWLDGMEITQFTYFQQVGGLECKPVSVEITYGIERLASYIQDKENVFDLEWTDGYTIRDLFLMAEYEHSVYTFETSDVEMLFELFATYEKEAIRQMDQGLVHPAYDYVLKCSHTFNLLDAKGAISVTERTGYIARVRNLARKVAKTYYDEREKLGFPMLKEEEASHE; encoded by the coding sequence TTGAATATTCAAGAAATGATTCTGACACTGCAAAAGCATTGGTCTAATGAAGGCTGTGTCCTTTTGCAGTCGTACGATGTTGAAAAGGGCGCGGGAACAATGAGCCCCTATACATTTTTGCGGAGCCTCGGGCCGGAGCCGTGGAAGGTAGCGTATGTTGAGCCGTCAAGGCGCCCGGCTGACGGAAGATACGGCGAGAATCCAAACAGGCTTTACCAGCATCATCAGTTCCAGGTCATCATCAAACCGTCTCCGGACAATATTCAGGAGCTGTATTTGGATTCATTAAAAGCGCTCGGAATTGATCCTTTGGAGCATGATATCCGGTTTGTTGAGGACAACTGGGAAAACCCGTCACTCGGCTGCGCAGGGCTCGGCTGGGAAGTATGGCTTGACGGCATGGAAATCACCCAATTCACGTATTTCCAACAGGTCGGAGGTCTTGAATGCAAGCCGGTTTCCGTTGAAATCACATACGGGATTGAGCGGCTTGCTTCATACATTCAGGATAAAGAAAATGTCTTTGATCTGGAATGGACAGACGGCTATACGATCAGAGACTTATTCTTGATGGCCGAATACGAGCATTCAGTCTACACGTTTGAGACATCTGATGTGGAGATGCTGTTCGAACTGTTTGCCACATATGAAAAAGAAGCGATCAGGCAAATGGATCAGGGACTCGTTCATCCGGCGTATGATTATGTCCTGAAATGCTCCCACACGTTCAACCTGCTTGATGCCAAAGGAGCCATTTCCGTTACGGAAAGGACAGGATACATCGCAAGGGTCAGAAACCTGGCTAGAAAAGTAGCCAAAACGTATTATGATGAACGCGAAAAGTTAGGCTTTCCAATGCTGAAGGAGGAAGAGGCTTCACATGAGTAA
- the recO gene encoding DNA repair protein RecO, whose protein sequence is MLTKCEGIVIRTNDYGESNKIITLLTRENGKIGVLARGAKKPNSRLSAISQPFLYGSFLFRTSSGLGTLEQGEMIDSMRNIREDLFLTAYAAYIAELIDKGTEEKKPNPFLFELLLQSMRRLNDGTDPDIITNLIEVKMLGVLGLYPELNECVHCKSKEGTFHFSIRDNGFICHRCFAKDPYRVPLSPASVRLLRLFFYFDLSRLGNVSVKQETKEELKTVIQLYYDEYSGIYLKSRRFMEQMDNMKKMLGKENKS, encoded by the coding sequence ATGCTGACGAAATGTGAAGGTATCGTCATTCGTACAAATGATTACGGAGAATCAAATAAAATCATTACACTGTTAACGAGGGAAAATGGGAAAATCGGCGTGCTGGCCAGGGGGGCAAAAAAGCCGAACAGCCGCCTGTCCGCCATTTCCCAGCCGTTTCTTTATGGCTCGTTTTTATTCAGAACGTCATCAGGTCTCGGCACATTGGAGCAGGGCGAAATGATCGATAGCATGCGGAATATCCGGGAGGATCTTTTTTTAACGGCATATGCCGCATATATCGCAGAATTAATTGATAAGGGGACTGAGGAAAAGAAGCCGAATCCGTTTTTATTCGAACTGCTTCTTCAGTCGATGAGAAGGCTGAATGACGGTACAGATCCCGACATCATCACCAATCTCATCGAAGTCAAAATGCTCGGTGTGCTCGGCCTGTATCCGGAATTAAACGAATGTGTCCACTGCAAAAGTAAGGAAGGCACATTCCACTTTTCCATTCGGGACAACGGCTTCATTTGCCATCGCTGTTTTGCGAAAGATCCGTACAGGGTTCCGCTGTCTCCTGCATCCGTAAGGCTCTTGAGGCTGTTTTTTTATTTTGACCTTTCAAGGCTTGGCAATGTATCGGTCAAACAGGAGACGAAAGAGGAGCTGAAAACAGTCATCCAGCTTTATTATGATGAGTACTCCGGGATTTATTTGAAATCACGGCGCTTCATGGAGCAAATGGACAATATGAAAAAAATGCTGGGGAAAGAAAACAAAAGTTGA
- a CDS encoding YqzL family protein, whose translation MLNFTWNVFSQTGNVDTYLLFKELEKENLERPEALDEELAEVDFPIL comes from the coding sequence ATGTTGAATTTTACTTGGAATGTATTTTCACAAACAGGAAACGTTGATACGTACCTCCTTTTCAAGGAATTGGAGAAGGAGAACCTGGAAAGACCCGAAGCACTTGACGAAGAGCTAGCAGAAGTTGACTTTCCAATTTTGTGA
- the era gene encoding GTPase Era, with translation MTQNSFKSGFVSIIGRPNVGKSTFLNRVIGQKIAIMSDKPQTTRNKVQGVLTTGTSQTIFIDTPGIHKPKHKLGDFMMKVAQNTLKEVDLILFMINAAEGYGKGDEFIIERLKGLNTPVFLIINKIDQIHPDELLPLIDEYRARYPFKEIIPISALEGNNTDTLLRQIEDYLPEGPQFYPSDQVTDHPERFIISELIREKVLHLTREEIPHSIAVSIDSIEKRENGSVHVSATIVVERDSQKGIVIGKRGSLLKEIGKRARVDIEALLGSSVYLELWVKVQKDWRNKMSQLRDFGFREDEY, from the coding sequence ATGACACAGAACAGCTTTAAATCAGGATTTGTGTCCATCATCGGACGACCAAACGTAGGAAAATCTACTTTTTTAAATCGCGTGATCGGCCAAAAAATCGCCATCATGAGCGACAAACCGCAGACAACGAGAAACAAGGTGCAGGGTGTTTTGACCACCGGAACTTCTCAAACGATTTTTATCGATACGCCCGGCATTCATAAACCGAAGCATAAGCTGGGCGACTTTATGATGAAAGTGGCGCAAAACACGCTGAAAGAAGTCGACTTAATTTTGTTCATGATCAATGCGGCGGAAGGGTATGGAAAAGGCGACGAATTTATTATCGAGCGCTTAAAAGGGCTGAACACTCCCGTTTTCTTAATCATCAATAAAATCGACCAGATTCACCCTGATGAACTGCTTCCGCTTATTGATGAATACAGAGCCAGATACCCTTTTAAAGAAATCATCCCGATTTCCGCCCTGGAGGGGAATAATACCGACACTCTTCTAAGGCAAATTGAAGATTATTTGCCGGAAGGTCCGCAGTTTTACCCGAGTGACCAGGTGACCGATCATCCAGAACGCTTTATCATTTCTGAGCTGATTCGGGAAAAAGTGCTGCATCTGACAAGGGAAGAGATCCCTCACAGCATCGCGGTCTCGATTGATTCGATCGAAAAACGGGAAAACGGGTCTGTACATGTGAGTGCGACCATTGTCGTCGAACGCGATTCGCAAAAAGGAATTGTCATCGGTAAGAGAGGCAGTCTGCTGAAAGAAATCGGCAAACGGGCACGGGTTGATATCGAAGCGCTGCTCGGCTCATCGGTTTATTTGGAGCTGTGGGTCAAAGTGCAAAAAGACTGGCGCAATAAGATGTCTCAGCTTCGTGATTTTGGATTTAGAGAAGACGAGTATTGA
- a CDS encoding cytidine deaminase, producing MNKQELITEALKAREYAYVPYSKFKVGAALLTEDGKVYRGCNIENAAYSLCNCAERTALFKAYSEGEKAFKMLAVAADTPGPVSPCGACRQVISELCSKNMPVVLTNLNGQVKEMTVQELLPGAFSSEDLNDTEQL from the coding sequence TTGAACAAACAAGAATTGATTACAGAAGCGTTAAAAGCAAGAGAATATGCATATGTTCCGTATTCAAAGTTCAAAGTGGGAGCCGCCCTCTTGACGGAGGACGGCAAGGTGTACAGAGGCTGCAACATTGAAAATGCTGCTTACAGCCTGTGCAATTGCGCCGAACGGACGGCATTATTCAAGGCGTATTCCGAAGGTGAAAAAGCCTTTAAGATGCTCGCCGTTGCCGCTGATACACCGGGGCCCGTTTCACCGTGCGGAGCATGCAGACAGGTCATCTCTGAACTTTGTTCAAAAAACATGCCTGTTGTTTTAACCAATCTGAACGGCCAAGTGAAAGAAATGACGGTTCAAGAATTACTGCCAGGAGCTTTTTCATCGGAGGATCTAAATGACACAGAACAGCTTTAA
- a CDS encoding diacylglycerol kinase family protein has product MGFQDHHKQSEWIRLRKSFSHAFTGILKTFMSERNFQIHTGAAIVVIACGFIFRLTASEWAVILILIGGVLALELMNTAVEHAVDLFTKENHPLAKAAKDAAAGAVCVFAFVSCIIGLLIFLPKLF; this is encoded by the coding sequence ATGGGCTTTCAAGATCATCATAAACAAAGTGAATGGATCAGGCTGAGAAAAAGCTTTTCACACGCCTTCACGGGAATTTTGAAAACGTTCATGTCCGAGCGCAATTTTCAAATTCACACCGGAGCCGCAATCGTTGTGATCGCTTGCGGCTTCATCTTCAGGCTGACCGCTTCGGAATGGGCCGTCATTTTGATCCTCATCGGCGGAGTGCTTGCCTTGGAGCTCATGAACACCGCGGTTGAGCATGCTGTCGACCTTTTCACAAAAGAGAATCATCCGCTGGCAAAAGCCGCTAAGGATGCCGCGGCAGGAGCGGTTTGCGTGTTTGCCTTTGTTTCGTGTATCATTGGATTACTCATCTTTTTGCCAAAATTGTTTTGA
- the ybeY gene encoding rRNA maturation RNase YbeY — MSLNLDISDETGRLSEGQLEEIEKLLQFAAKEEGVADQAEVSVTVVGNEEIQEINKEYRGKDYPTDVISFALEEDGEGEVEIIGADMPPVLGDIIISADKAEEQAEEYGHSLMRELGFLAVHGFLHLLGYDHMTEEEEKIMFTKQKELLNRYGLSRSS; from the coding sequence ATGAGTTTAAATCTCGATATCTCAGATGAAACAGGGCGTCTCTCAGAGGGGCAGCTCGAGGAAATTGAAAAGCTTCTTCAATTTGCGGCGAAGGAAGAAGGCGTCGCCGATCAGGCCGAAGTGTCCGTTACGGTCGTAGGGAATGAAGAAATACAGGAAATCAATAAAGAATACCGGGGGAAAGATTATCCGACAGATGTCATCTCTTTTGCTCTTGAAGAGGACGGTGAGGGAGAAGTGGAGATTATCGGCGCCGACATGCCGCCCGTTCTCGGCGATATCATCATCAGTGCAGATAAAGCGGAAGAACAGGCGGAAGAGTACGGACATTCCTTGATGAGAGAGCTGGGATTTCTTGCGGTTCACGGCTTTTTGCATCTGCTCGGATATGACCATATGACAGAGGAAGAAGAGAAAATCATGTTCACTAAGCAAAAGGAACTGTTAAATCGCTATGGGCTTTCAAGATCATCATAA